From a single Planococcus shenhongbingii genomic region:
- a CDS encoding YwaF family protein — protein MDNWFGATSTSIFYPFSISHLLMLAIAASGLFFLIIRKKQLRESSSFFSQLRWALFMLLLFSEISYQTWAISNDVWSVSRHIPLHLCGIASITAMIGLVTLHRTWIQISFFIGIFPAVLTLITPDLPYDFQHYRFWKFFIHHMSIPWACLFLALWKPSSITLRSVFMVYSLLLLYAMIIGFIVNPLTGSNYLYLSRLPNATTPLNFFGSGIWYYLNLGFTALLLFLGQYFLWRKFFINQQKKAAV, from the coding sequence ATGGACAACTGGTTTGGTGCCACGTCTACTTCAATTTTCTATCCTTTTTCGATAAGCCATTTACTCATGCTTGCGATAGCTGCTTCCGGCCTTTTTTTCCTGATCATCCGAAAAAAACAGCTTCGTGAATCCTCTTCCTTCTTCTCACAGCTGCGTTGGGCTTTGTTTATGCTGCTGCTTTTTTCTGAAATCTCTTATCAAACTTGGGCAATCTCAAATGATGTTTGGAGTGTTAGCAGACACATTCCTCTCCATTTATGCGGCATTGCATCGATCACGGCAATGATCGGGCTTGTGACACTGCACCGTACATGGATTCAAATCTCCTTTTTCATCGGCATTTTCCCAGCGGTTCTAACACTCATTACACCCGATCTTCCTTATGATTTTCAACATTACCGGTTTTGGAAATTCTTTATCCACCATATGTCCATTCCTTGGGCTTGCTTGTTTTTGGCGCTATGGAAGCCATCCTCTATCACACTTCGTTCCGTTTTTATGGTCTATTCCCTGCTTCTCCTTTATGCAATGATAATCGGCTTTATCGTCAATCCGCTTACCGGCTCTAATTATTTATATCTTTCCCGGCTGCCTAATGCCACAACACCGCTAAATTTCTTCGGCAGTGGAATCTGGTATTACCTAAACCTAGGATTTACTGCGCTTCTGCTGTTTTTAGGGCAGTATTTTCTTTGGAGGAAATTTTTTATCAATCAGCAAAAAAAGGCTGCCGTATAG
- a CDS encoding NAD(P)/FAD-dependent oxidoreductase, with amino-acid sequence MRYDCAIIGGGPAGLNAALVLGRSRRNVILFDDDSGRNLVTRESHGFITRDGIKPAEFKRLAHKDIAKYDSVEIKQDRVMTINRITETHYELTTSSGKTYHSIKIILATGLKEQQPNIPDIEKFYGTSLFSCPYCDGWELRDQPLAVIADKSVFELAKKVYTWSRDLVVFTNGEGRLELEDRDKLIAKGIKVREDLIDGLEGENGQLRSVRLEDGTLVDRIGGFVTPLWNHAADFGKELGCEENQYGGIKTDEYGRTNVWNVYAAGDASLIVPAQLVIAAGEGSAAAIGVNGDLTNEYFDAEE; translated from the coding sequence ATGCGATATGACTGCGCTATTATCGGGGGCGGACCAGCTGGATTGAATGCGGCATTGGTACTTGGAAGATCAAGAAGGAATGTGATCCTGTTTGATGATGACAGCGGCCGGAATCTGGTGACGAGGGAATCTCATGGGTTTATTACACGAGATGGGATTAAACCGGCTGAATTCAAACGCTTGGCGCATAAAGACATTGCAAAATACGATTCCGTTGAAATAAAGCAAGACCGGGTTATGACAATTAACCGCATCACGGAAACCCATTACGAATTAACCACTTCCAGCGGAAAAACATACCATAGCATCAAAATTATTTTGGCTACCGGCTTAAAAGAACAGCAGCCCAATATACCGGATATTGAAAAGTTTTATGGGACTTCTTTATTCAGCTGCCCGTATTGTGATGGATGGGAATTGCGCGACCAGCCGCTGGCGGTTATCGCAGATAAAAGCGTCTTTGAACTGGCGAAAAAAGTTTATACGTGGAGCCGGGATTTAGTGGTTTTCACAAATGGGGAAGGGCGGCTTGAACTGGAAGACCGCGACAAGCTTATCGCTAAAGGCATTAAAGTCCGTGAAGATCTCATAGATGGGCTGGAAGGAGAAAATGGACAATTACGAAGCGTCAGACTTGAAGACGGCACGCTGGTTGACCGGATAGGCGGCTTTGTCACGCCTCTTTGGAACCACGCTGCTGACTTTGGCAAAGAGCTAGGCTGTGAAGAAAACCAGTATGGCGGCATCAAAACCGATGAATATGGCCGCACCAATGTGTGGAATGTGTATGCCGCAGGAGATGCTTCGCTCATTGTTCCGGCCCAGCTGGTCATTGCAGCGGGCGAAGGAAGTGCAGCGGCAATCGGCGTGAATGGCGATTTAACGAATGAATACTTTGATGCCGAAGAATAA
- a CDS encoding GTP cyclohydrolase II produces the protein MTSIKLEPKVFDVLKDKINLITMDNEAIYVVGPIRLPVNLYGETVVFQWYSWLKQDEITSDYESIIEKLSSSNLAEYQQSSVLVYGDFENSEEALIRMHSICHTGDIFGSKRCDCGFQLKQSMKQIVDHGTGALFYLANHEGRGIGLFSKAMAYVLQENGYDTVEANESLGFVDDSRNYEDAIAVLKSLRTKPVTLMTNNPKKITALENSDLEIAGRISLWGDKSEYNSEYLQTKINRSGHLKDEEDAVHVKP, from the coding sequence ATGACATCAATTAAACTTGAACCGAAAGTGTTCGACGTTCTAAAAGATAAAATTAATTTGATTACAATGGATAATGAAGCGATATACGTAGTCGGCCCAATCCGGCTGCCAGTGAACTTATATGGAGAAACAGTGGTATTCCAGTGGTATAGCTGGTTAAAACAAGATGAAATAACTAGTGACTACGAGAGCATTATCGAAAAATTATCGTCTTCCAATCTGGCTGAATATCAGCAGTCCAGTGTATTGGTATATGGGGATTTTGAAAACAGCGAAGAAGCTTTGATCCGTATGCATTCCATTTGCCACACCGGGGATATTTTCGGCAGCAAGCGATGCGATTGCGGCTTCCAATTAAAGCAATCGATGAAACAGATTGTCGACCACGGAACCGGTGCGCTATTTTACTTGGCGAACCACGAAGGCCGTGGCATCGGTCTGTTCAGCAAAGCGATGGCTTATGTTCTCCAAGAGAACGGCTATGATACCGTTGAAGCAAATGAAAGCCTTGGGTTTGTTGATGATTCACGTAATTATGAAGACGCCATTGCGGTATTGAAATCATTGCGTACAAAGCCGGTTACATTAATGACTAATAACCCGAAAAAAATAACAGCACTGGAAAATTCGGACCTTGAAATAGCCGGACGCATTTCACTTTGGGGAGATAAGTCTGAATATAATTCTGAGTATTTGCAAACAAAAATCAATCGCTCAGGCCACTTGAAAGACGAGGAGGATGCGGTCCATGTCAAACCATGA
- a CDS encoding ABC transporter permease — protein sequence MSYFTLSLTLIFVLIPLVLSKTFNLGLEKDTLIATIRSIIQLLAVGYVLKFVFDSDSLIYIFLMVTLMIVAATHNAQKKGAAIQGIVVKIAVTLVLVEVLTQSILIGFNITPPTAQYIIPISGMVIGNSMVLSILFLNRFTAEVEANQDQTELILSLGGTPKQAIHRQLIQSIKASMIPTIESQKTVGLVQLPGMMSGQIIAGADPIQAVQFQLLIMFLLLTTAAVTSVFLGFLSYPTLFNQRMQFLKS from the coding sequence ATGAGTTATTTTACTTTATCGCTGACGCTGATTTTTGTATTGATTCCGCTGGTGCTGTCCAAGACTTTTAATCTAGGGCTCGAAAAAGACACGCTGATCGCCACTATTCGTTCTATTATTCAATTGCTGGCAGTCGGTTATGTATTGAAGTTCGTTTTCGATTCCGATAGCCTTATCTATATTTTCCTGATGGTGACCTTGATGATCGTCGCGGCAACACATAATGCACAGAAAAAAGGAGCGGCCATACAAGGCATTGTTGTAAAGATTGCAGTCACGTTAGTGCTTGTGGAAGTGCTGACTCAAAGCATTTTAATCGGCTTTAATATTACACCGCCAACCGCCCAGTACATCATCCCGATTAGCGGTATGGTCATTGGCAACTCGATGGTGCTGTCTATCCTGTTTCTGAACCGCTTTACTGCAGAAGTAGAAGCAAATCAAGACCAGACGGAACTGATTCTGTCTCTTGGCGGAACACCGAAACAAGCGATCCATAGACAATTAATTCAGTCGATCAAAGCCAGTATGATTCCTACGATTGAAAGCCAGAAGACCGTTGGGCTCGTCCAGTTGCCCGGTATGATGAGCGGACAAATCATTGCGGGTGCCGATCCGATTCAAGCGGTACAATTTCAATTATTAATTATGTTCCTGTTGTTGACGACAGCTGCGGTAACGAGTGTTTTTCTTGGGTTTTTGTCTTACCCGACATTGTTTAACCAACGCATGCAATTCTTAAAAAGCTGA
- a CDS encoding ferritin — MMLPPKLTLALNDQFNNELQAAHSYTAMAAYFSKKGYHGFANFYLVQSREEHEHAMKFYDYLVTMDEKPVLQALTEPKNDYVNAMDVLHSSLAQEKDVTSNIYALVTLADELQEHSTLSFLDWFIEEQMEEEKMFRDIITRMTHIEEGGEYFLKMNDDFAARRLEE; from the coding sequence ATGATGTTGCCACCAAAACTCACTTTGGCATTAAATGATCAATTCAATAATGAATTACAAGCGGCTCATTCGTATACCGCAATGGCGGCGTATTTTTCGAAAAAAGGATATCACGGATTTGCCAATTTTTATTTAGTGCAATCAAGAGAAGAACATGAACACGCCATGAAATTTTATGATTACTTAGTGACGATGGATGAAAAACCGGTATTGCAGGCATTAACAGAACCGAAAAATGATTACGTCAATGCCATGGATGTTCTGCACAGTTCACTGGCCCAGGAAAAAGACGTGACCAGCAATATTTATGCATTGGTGACGTTGGCTGACGAACTGCAGGAACATTCAACTTTGTCGTTCCTGGACTGGTTTATTGAAGAACAAATGGAAGAAGAAAAAATGTTCCGTGACATCATCACCCGTATGACCCATATCGAAGAAGGCGGAGAATACTTCTTGAAAATGAATGATGACTTTGCAGCACGCAGACTGGAAGAATGA
- a CDS encoding 5' nucleotidase, NT5C type — protein sequence MKFGFDIDDTLINLREFAFRLYQKKLGREVAIDLFHALDRVEIHELFDMSDEEGSVMWNSVLDELYYTDCPTYPGAVELLQQLDREGHEIFYITARPAKHAEKTKAWLKQQGFPVRDDQFYCGMKDAEKVHIIEELQLDYYFDDKPAVVDTLSRKTLKVMVKDQSYNRHVELPRIKQWADLNELIQNEIK from the coding sequence ATGAAATTTGGATTTGACATTGACGATACATTGATCAACTTACGCGAATTTGCTTTTAGGCTGTATCAAAAGAAATTAGGGCGAGAAGTGGCCATCGATCTTTTTCACGCACTTGACCGCGTGGAAATCCATGAACTTTTTGATATGAGTGATGAAGAAGGATCTGTCATGTGGAACAGCGTTTTGGATGAACTGTACTATACCGACTGCCCCACTTATCCCGGAGCCGTTGAACTTTTGCAGCAGCTTGACCGGGAAGGCCATGAAATTTTCTACATAACGGCCCGTCCAGCAAAACATGCAGAAAAAACAAAAGCTTGGCTGAAGCAGCAAGGCTTTCCTGTTCGTGATGATCAGTTTTACTGTGGCATGAAAGACGCTGAAAAAGTGCATATTATTGAAGAATTGCAGCTCGATTACTATTTTGATGACAAGCCCGCAGTGGTTGATACATTGTCACGCAAAACGCTGAAAGTGATGGTCAAAGACCAGTCCTACAACCGCCACGTGGAATTGCCGCGCATTAAACAATGGGCGGATTTAAACGAATTGATACAAAACGAAATAAAATAA
- the ribD gene encoding bifunctional diaminohydroxyphosphoribosylaminopyrimidine deaminase/5-amino-6-(5-phosphoribosylamino)uracil reductase RibD — MSNHEFYMDLALNNARTMKGQTDPNPLVGSVIVNDNRIVGIGAHLKAGEPHAEIHALRMAGDAARGGTIYVTLEPCSHHGRTGPCAAAIVEAGLKKVVIATLDPNPIVAGNGVKMLEEAGIEVVVGIREEESKKMNEVFNKYIVTQLPFVTLKAAATLDGKIASHTLDSKWITSEEARHDVHVLRSENRAILVGVGTVIADDPELTSRIPNGRNPIRVVLDSTLRIPLDAKLATDGLAETWIFTSKQYDQGKRLALEALGIKVFETGGETRVDVRDVVRVLGEQSISSLFIEGGGTINAAFLENDLIDKVVLYFAPKLIGGKNAPTFLEGSGFDLMKEAVELEDGEFFKMGKDFKFTGYPVKKGV, encoded by the coding sequence ATGTCAAACCATGAATTTTATATGGACTTGGCGTTGAATAATGCACGGACCATGAAAGGCCAAACAGATCCTAATCCGTTAGTCGGCTCGGTCATTGTCAATGACAATCGCATTGTCGGCATTGGCGCCCATTTGAAAGCAGGAGAGCCACATGCAGAAATCCATGCGCTGCGCATGGCTGGAGATGCTGCACGCGGAGGGACAATTTATGTCACATTAGAGCCTTGCTCCCACCACGGCCGCACCGGCCCTTGTGCAGCCGCCATCGTTGAGGCAGGCCTTAAGAAAGTGGTCATTGCGACTCTTGATCCTAATCCGATTGTCGCTGGAAACGGTGTGAAAATGCTGGAAGAAGCTGGCATTGAAGTGGTTGTCGGAATCCGTGAAGAAGAATCTAAAAAAATGAATGAAGTCTTCAATAAATACATCGTTACGCAACTTCCTTTCGTAACCTTAAAAGCAGCCGCTACATTAGACGGCAAAATCGCATCGCATACACTCGACAGCAAATGGATCACATCGGAAGAAGCGCGCCATGATGTCCATGTGCTGCGCAGCGAAAACCGGGCCATTTTGGTAGGAGTCGGCACAGTCATTGCAGATGATCCCGAATTGACTTCCCGCATCCCGAATGGCCGCAATCCGATTCGAGTTGTCCTGGATTCTACATTGCGGATTCCTCTTGATGCCAAGCTGGCAACAGATGGCTTGGCGGAAACCTGGATTTTCACCAGCAAACAATACGACCAGGGAAAACGCCTCGCGTTGGAAGCATTGGGCATCAAAGTTTTTGAGACTGGCGGTGAAACCCGTGTTGATGTCCGTGATGTCGTGCGCGTCTTAGGCGAGCAATCCATCTCTTCGTTATTCATCGAAGGCGGTGGCACAATCAATGCTGCATTTTTAGAAAATGATTTGATTGATAAAGTGGTTTTGTATTTTGCACCCAAATTAATCGGCGGCAAAAATGCACCGACCTTTTTGGAAGGTTCCGGATTTGACCTGATGAAAGAAGCGGTTGAATTGGAAGACGGGGAATTCTTCAAAATGGGGAAAGATTTTAAATTCACCGGATATCCGGTGAAAAAAGGAGTTTAA
- the hisC gene encoding histidinol-phosphate transaminase, protein MGNNKNIQPRKTLDTIQPYSPGKPIWEVQKELGLDRVIKLASNENPLGPSPKAVAAIQASLTELNRYPDADTTALKEAISSAYDVNPQQVIATNGADELITLVSEAFLEQGDEIIVPSPSFSEYDFGAHIMGATVVPVPFAENFQFDVDAIIAAVTEKTKILYICTPNNPTGTIISQSDIEKVLNAVSDVLIVIDGAYSHFADAPEYTNGIEFVKAEYPVVVLQTFSKIYGIAGIRVGFGIAPESVIQSILKVKEPFNVNALAQAAATAAITDVEHVRASQEANKAGREQLYKAFKELDLNYTESMANFVLVHIGPKGEEIYKALMAKGVIVRYGKTWGLPEYIRVTVGTPEENEFFIEVLTGLLAKQV, encoded by the coding sequence ATGGGAAACAATAAAAACATTCAACCACGCAAAACTTTGGATACGATTCAACCTTATTCTCCGGGCAAGCCAATCTGGGAAGTACAAAAAGAATTAGGCTTAGACCGTGTTATTAAATTAGCATCAAACGAGAATCCACTTGGGCCTTCTCCAAAAGCGGTGGCAGCCATTCAAGCAAGCTTAACTGAATTGAACCGCTATCCGGATGCAGATACAACTGCTTTAAAAGAAGCGATTTCTTCCGCATATGATGTAAACCCACAGCAAGTGATTGCGACAAACGGCGCTGACGAATTGATCACGCTGGTCTCTGAAGCGTTCCTGGAGCAAGGTGACGAAATCATCGTTCCATCTCCTTCTTTCAGCGAATATGATTTCGGCGCCCATATCATGGGAGCAACTGTTGTACCTGTGCCTTTTGCAGAAAATTTTCAGTTTGATGTAGATGCCATCATTGCAGCAGTCACTGAAAAAACAAAAATTCTTTACATTTGCACGCCGAATAATCCGACTGGGACAATCATCTCGCAGTCTGACATCGAGAAAGTGCTGAATGCTGTTTCGGACGTTTTAATTGTTATCGACGGGGCATACAGCCACTTTGCCGATGCGCCTGAATACACAAATGGCATTGAATTTGTAAAGGCGGAATACCCAGTTGTAGTGCTGCAGACTTTTTCGAAAATCTATGGAATTGCAGGAATTCGCGTTGGTTTTGGCATAGCACCGGAATCGGTCATCCAATCGATCTTGAAAGTGAAAGAACCATTTAACGTCAATGCATTGGCGCAAGCTGCTGCGACGGCTGCGATTACGGACGTAGAACATGTCCGCGCTTCCCAAGAAGCCAATAAAGCTGGACGGGAGCAGCTATACAAAGCTTTTAAAGAGCTTGATTTGAACTACACGGAGAGCATGGCGAATTTCGTGCTTGTCCATATAGGCCCTAAAGGCGAAGAAATCTACAAGGCATTAATGGCCAAAGGCGTCATCGTCCGTTACGGAAAAACTTGGGGTCTTCCGGAATATATCCGGGTCACTGTAGGAACTCCGGAAGAAAACGAATTCTTTATCGAAGTTTTGACAGGACTATTAGCTAAACAAGTATAA
- a CDS encoding saccharopine dehydrogenase family protein — translation MKKNWLLYGAYGYTGELIAREAVKRGMKPILAGRNLQKLKPLAEELNLEMRVFAIDEKIADSLSGIDAVLHCAGPFSETSALMIEGCLSAKAHYMDITGEIPVFEHTHAQHDRAKRAGIVLCSGVGFDIIPTDCTALKLKELMPDATHLALGFESDSGISPGTYKTMIQGLGSGSAERKAGKLTAVPLGSQRRTIDFGRGRRSAMGIPWGDVATAFYTTGIPNISTWVPFPKALAAGAGLTAGLQPLLASSFLQNLLKDWVERRVSGPDEIFRANSPAYIWGEVRNKAGIIKVARIQTANVYDLTVYGALEAVSRLMAGEFPGGSSSPALLFGSSLLEKLPGSEKFEVDTFFPS, via the coding sequence ATGAAGAAAAATTGGCTGCTTTATGGAGCTTACGGTTATACTGGCGAACTAATTGCACGCGAAGCGGTAAAGCGCGGGATGAAGCCGATACTTGCCGGACGAAATCTGCAAAAGCTCAAGCCCCTGGCAGAAGAATTGAATCTTGAGATGCGCGTATTTGCAATCGACGAAAAAATTGCAGACAGCTTATCCGGCATCGATGCCGTGCTGCATTGCGCCGGCCCTTTCAGCGAAACAAGCGCTTTGATGATTGAGGGCTGTCTTTCGGCCAAGGCACATTACATGGACATCACTGGAGAAATCCCCGTATTCGAACATACGCACGCTCAGCATGACCGGGCGAAAAGAGCCGGAATTGTCCTTTGTTCAGGCGTCGGTTTTGACATCATTCCAACAGATTGCACAGCGCTGAAACTAAAAGAGCTGATGCCTGATGCCACCCACCTTGCTCTTGGTTTTGAATCAGACTCCGGCATTTCTCCAGGAACTTATAAAACTATGATTCAAGGGCTTGGCTCCGGCAGTGCCGAGCGCAAAGCAGGCAAACTAACAGCCGTGCCGCTCGGCAGCCAGCGCCGGACCATCGATTTTGGCAGAGGGCGGCGCTCTGCGATGGGCATTCCGTGGGGAGATGTGGCAACCGCTTTTTATACCACCGGAATCCCAAATATTTCAACATGGGTGCCGTTTCCTAAAGCGCTTGCTGCTGGAGCCGGATTAACGGCTGGCCTGCAGCCTCTGCTGGCATCTTCCTTTTTGCAAAACCTACTCAAGGATTGGGTGGAACGGCGGGTAAGCGGACCGGATGAAATATTCCGTGCAAACTCACCCGCTTATATTTGGGGAGAAGTGCGAAACAAAGCTGGAATTATCAAAGTAGCCCGGATACAAACTGCCAATGTTTACGATTTAACCGTTTACGGAGCTCTTGAAGCTGTCAGCCGTTTGATGGCCGGGGAATTTCCCGGCGGCAGTTCCAGCCCCGCACTGTTATTCGGATCTTCTTTGCTTGAAAAGTTGCCTGGGTCAGAAAAATTTGAAGTTGATACTTTCTTTCCTTCTTAA
- a CDS encoding nuclear transport factor 2 family protein has translation MTETIKTADAWVDKVNAKDIEGMLEVSDHNIELMGPRGSAVGHDTLQQWAEESGIHLTTVTRYAKGNKVVFEQEGTWQDQNGKVTVFTFMEVKNGKVVRISRFDTLDDAFGDSGLSEEDEI, from the coding sequence ATGACAGAAACTATCAAGACTGCAGATGCATGGGTCGACAAGGTAAATGCAAAAGACATTGAAGGCATGCTGGAAGTTTCAGATCACAATATCGAACTGATGGGGCCAAGGGGATCGGCAGTCGGACATGACACATTGCAGCAGTGGGCAGAGGAATCCGGCATTCATTTGACTACCGTCACCCGCTATGCAAAAGGCAATAAAGTGGTTTTTGAACAAGAAGGCACATGGCAAGACCAAAACGGCAAAGTCACCGTCTTCACATTCATGGAGGTCAAAAACGGTAAAGTGGTGAGGATTTCCCGGTTCGACACATTGGATGACGCATTTGGCGACAGCGGATTGAGCGAAGAAGATGAAATTTAA
- a CDS encoding S8 family peptidase: MDNVHLIPYRVEEITIAAAQIPQGVQMIQAPAVWEQARHGRGNVLAILDTGCQRDHPDLQGQIIDGRNFTPDYRGDTANFEDNHGHGTHVAGTAAASLRQEGGIAGVAPGAKLLVLKVLNSEGSGDYAGIINGINYAIDWEGPNGEKTSVISMSLGGPEDVAELHRAVKRAVDSGIPIVCAAGNEGDNSPATDEYAYPGAYPEVIQVGAVDFNRKIASFSNSNDEIDLVAPGVRIYSTFLGGKYATLSGTSMATPHVTGALALIKNIAEEEFARKLTEAELYAQLVRRTIPLGYPKTAEGNGLLALDALEKFEQLFKQVNSSNIRADQKNSG, encoded by the coding sequence ATGGATAATGTTCATTTAATTCCTTACCGTGTTGAAGAAATCACCATTGCGGCTGCGCAGATTCCACAAGGAGTGCAAATGATTCAAGCGCCAGCTGTCTGGGAGCAGGCAAGGCATGGCAGAGGCAATGTGCTTGCCATTTTAGATACCGGCTGCCAGCGCGATCATCCGGATTTGCAGGGCCAGATTATTGATGGCAGAAACTTTACACCGGATTATCGCGGCGACACAGCGAATTTTGAAGACAATCATGGCCATGGCACTCATGTTGCTGGGACCGCTGCGGCATCTTTACGGCAGGAAGGCGGTATCGCTGGAGTTGCACCTGGAGCAAAGCTGTTGGTTTTAAAAGTATTAAACAGCGAAGGAAGCGGAGATTATGCAGGGATTATCAACGGCATCAATTATGCAATCGATTGGGAGGGGCCGAATGGAGAAAAGACAAGCGTGATTTCCATGTCGCTAGGAGGGCCGGAAGATGTTGCGGAACTCCACAGAGCTGTGAAGCGGGCGGTTGATTCGGGAATCCCGATTGTATGCGCAGCAGGCAACGAAGGAGACAATAGTCCGGCGACGGATGAATATGCCTATCCGGGTGCGTACCCAGAAGTGATTCAAGTAGGAGCAGTCGACTTTAACCGCAAAATTGCTTCCTTCAGCAACTCCAACGATGAAATCGATCTAGTTGCGCCTGGCGTTCGTATTTATTCCACGTTTCTGGGCGGCAAGTATGCCACGCTGTCAGGCACATCGATGGCTACCCCTCATGTGACAGGCGCCTTGGCTTTGATTAAAAATATAGCAGAAGAAGAGTTTGCCAGAAAACTGACGGAAGCCGAACTTTACGCTCAGCTTGTGCGCCGGACGATTCCGCTTGGCTATCCGAAAACAGCCGAAGGAAATGGGCTGCTTGCTTTGGATGCGCTGGAAAAATTTGAGCAGCTGTTTAAACAAGTGAACTCATCTAACATTCGGGCAGACCAGAAAAACAGCGGCTGA
- a CDS encoding ABC transporter ATP-binding protein, whose amino-acid sequence MTIPYKPAIHFNDVHYSVGDIHILKGITGSFPESKITTLVGPSGAGKTTLLKLCNGLLSPKSGEIYIKDKAIENYEPVELRRLIGMALQGAPMVSGTVYDNLNLPLELQGKKLAEKDAAALLHDVGLEEQFLNRNVKELSGGQRQKVSIARTLVNNPEVLLLDEITSSLDRTSLKEIEELIAKINQKYKTTIIWITHNLQQALEIGDYTWVMMAGEVIETGESELLKNPVNDQVKRFVRGEAG is encoded by the coding sequence ATGACCATCCCGTACAAACCAGCTATCCATTTTAATGATGTACATTATTCGGTTGGCGATATACATATATTAAAAGGGATTACTGGATCTTTTCCCGAAAGTAAAATCACCACTTTGGTAGGGCCGTCAGGGGCGGGCAAGACTACTTTATTGAAATTATGCAATGGCTTATTATCTCCTAAGTCTGGAGAAATTTATATAAAAGACAAAGCGATCGAAAATTATGAACCGGTGGAACTGCGCCGGCTTATTGGAATGGCTTTGCAAGGGGCCCCAATGGTGAGCGGAACGGTTTATGATAATTTAAACTTGCCGCTGGAGCTGCAGGGAAAAAAGCTGGCAGAAAAAGATGCAGCGGCTTTGTTGCATGATGTTGGTTTAGAAGAACAATTTCTGAACCGCAATGTAAAAGAATTGTCCGGCGGCCAGCGCCAGAAAGTTTCAATAGCCCGTACACTTGTAAACAACCCGGAAGTGCTGCTGCTCGATGAAATTACATCGTCTTTGGATCGTACTTCTTTAAAGGAAATTGAAGAACTGATTGCAAAAATCAACCAGAAGTATAAGACGACTATTATCTGGATTACACATAATCTCCAGCAAGCGCTGGAAATCGGCGATTACACATGGGTGATGATGGCCGGAGAAGTGATTGAAACCGGTGAAAGTGAATTGCTGAAAAATCCCGTTAATGACCAAGTCAAACGCTTCGTTAGGGGGGAAGCGGGATGA
- a CDS encoding DUF485 domain-containing protein has protein sequence MAKTIAGSEDRIAQSKGKTQTKDGKASSKAREEGHIPDFEEIESSAGFKDLMKKKKAFLIPTTILFLGLYLLFNIIISYTNLLDAKFIGDISWVWVFAFGLFAMTWILVTVYMKRAAKFDEMAWETLKEFNYDKEENR, from the coding sequence TTGGCAAAGACGATAGCAGGAAGTGAAGACCGCATTGCTCAGTCGAAAGGAAAGACTCAGACAAAAGACGGGAAAGCTTCTTCAAAAGCAAGGGAGGAAGGGCATATCCCGGATTTTGAAGAAATCGAATCATCAGCAGGTTTCAAAGATTTGATGAAGAAGAAAAAAGCTTTTCTTATTCCAACCACTATATTGTTCTTAGGACTATATCTATTATTTAATATTATTATTTCATATACCAATCTCCTGGATGCCAAGTTTATCGGCGATATTTCTTGGGTGTGGGTATTTGCCTTTGGATTATTTGCTATGACCTGGATTCTTGTAACCGTATACATGAAGAGAGCGGCCAAGTTTGATGAAATGGCTTGGGAAACGTTAAAAGAATTCAATTATGACAAGGAGGAAAATCGATGA